From Macrobrachium rosenbergii isolate ZJJX-2024 chromosome 22, ASM4041242v1, whole genome shotgun sequence, the proteins below share one genomic window:
- the LOC136850436 gene encoding mucin-4-like produces the protein MRPIHIATVLRCALLVSSLQSSSTLSVDKTVDYKGSKAVHPQFLQPPTKTHSYDNIRAYTFVRKPTNPGVSLIQKQLKKALGVAEAPAGKKLDGYSMFRKTGRQKRFRSQKKSPGKNWKTQPLSYASPFGFLGGGLSGGAAAVGPSHADPGGSLSFGFHGGLGNGLSSLSESISPSFLPEIGIPIGARPPVLPFSLSGGHPGGLSFGSEGLSELNTGYLPSLPNQDFGELNLGSLGSTNNFDRYKIPTDSSVLKEGSHSFLPEVKGRSNGYDVFPQSAFNPYQSPFEASISDHTLSLLPIQKEDRLKQLEKEVQRDLDLNDKQLTPEQRQTKAIYEYIEGILHEPHTGTTGERNTTQNGSPESLAHGSTFHEKTLKPNLETTSEITNTVEPLNFQAGGEPRGDSLSPPAIIHSPFVDALHKNNHSQNYPSQTGFPITENTKLAPFLPHPKILSQVTATLQPTEDINNSQDFKHPKISSTESSTILSLPGMSVELMEDNYEEKQTNDFPAEIQKTSANHHYSQLPEHTSPNNIVFQLPETSRSDPFNHSRNLPIRFEKRPVPLGRPRLKDLPLSHMSSNAEGKKNRPPPFGIPDINKDHNMGVTVHPPLQHQILKDSTERVHLVQKSDPDSSLLSEDHQSQEAIFQQLLHSTGPSTVGKHNLNPLKSFGSSVEQISKEFTSTEASKKYTETFRTTVTPTSVLSHHTGQNFIHWYPEGHGNPTQKDLNTTEGTHFENKAGTSSLPPINMKHFKSGTKIKPHITISPLDSPSEIHTEFGSQPLAPTPKADVHKLLSSEEIIALTEMKNLNSKPISNSEFESSTTDETIIHPYGILISTKIDDGRNYTKLGRPILQIYKEKDLVSEEPTTLLNDSRDIKIILELDKGNLTAEIFPTVQTNQTEFMIPSPPPLASLPSIQNSDALQVEAHNEAGKRKDTTMLYLIKESTFTRDGSTKLQLKEQDDIQVEATLEIPPKYELSGTFTTDFTGLQTTTAKARPVPAANHSDLSTVLSQKETSSINPYYNVKGAFNSIESGTTFTALPYQDILESRGLEATTQNEGNAGTQTSQNTSLISEEIFVNQEIPSGDLLHRDIYHSKLSTEVITYEQTNQSKGDPLFRETVEAATFDPIEKNSWEAASGHTVQTIPANTSLKNIPAQHLLIHHNARHKNAQPIQRTLESKSSLSHLFSNSRAVDKQPLFHNATQSVNSVLSIHENKSLNFGSQNILRFQRFQSLQRRQLGNSSTSDGQASPVMNKNLFHFNQSHLLQTRNNLTSSLSSVTEIPISSFYVNTTSKRHEERQNYEVKEQKTLKQEHIGKVSPTSRNRGSAMYLEIKSKKADNIENRLPYVPSNASWLQHDSTPNGSRPLATSAPDQLSPKNSSVKLSYAILPSSSLATHFEEISQNSRYSHNQVSPRHLHDYNLPLNNTSHSPIRLPNKFVISTTENIPDEQIDPPTNVDDNIAKSEATQVIISELGVNGRHNITSQTTEERESSSSTKIPVPTLETYTEATFLNSSEIMTQSLHPFSLRKLSVIHLPFRFSSSYTTSASSGNFLPTPVSIPEHVQENAPLHITKFPSNSSSSTSDIASFSSTSPETVSSQPSLSSLVSPLTSVKEPTILLPDSQHPSTTEYLSLLSEIPLTTLSPVYVLGSGSKESDLLSAASKETESQIMKPILDHSPSDISSVILSEDQTQSENDFGVHKFITLLNLTTELPQPLPLEALKLSSSALPTLSTSFLPLSTSDTSLYDLQQKLSPSHFSNHSLILHSSDTFKQTDKPYETPSDDKDSSFPSLYFSTSKSLVETELSLKKEANNVTIHKPSPYPLNINSPQQTASPTDINTLATSSPLLWELSTTQARKNEMTLPDPKRPSITTQSSVLRTQSSSLFSEEHTKTIPSEVLPDKVSRLMQNSRNHQNQYKQVLATNSGQHSLQPIIMKDKNSQDSDYPQAQETTPHSHNVRNLTTLPDKNIYPTVPSTHQTQASEIPQAQHSQSTITEQPMNSVSPMLRLSPDSSQHTATDSGPHLQLSNQQNQYSQKTQSQTLVTPISDYSSDIKAAISPQPRHLSQSKSLTPIHCPMTVLQAFTNSYLKVFIHSIQSI, from the exons ATGAGACCCATTCACATAGCAACAGTGCTGAGGTGTGCACTGCTTGTATCATCACTCCAGTCGAGTTCAACTTTGAGTGTGGATAAGACCGTGGATTACAAGGGGTCGAAAGCTGTTCATCCACAATTCCTCCAGCCACCAACTAAAACACATAGCTATGATAACATAAGAGCTTACACTTTTGTAAGGAAGCCAACAAATCCAGGTGTGTCTCTCATTCAGAAGCAACTAAAGAAGGCTTTGGGTGTAGCAGAAGCTCCAGCTGGGAAGAAGCTTGATGGCTATAGTATGTTCAGAAAAACTGGAAGGCAGAAGAGGTTTAGAAGTCAAAAGAAATCTCCTGGGAAGAATTGGAAG ACACAACCTCTGTCTTATGCAAGTCCATTTGGATTCCTAGGAGGAGGCCTCAGTGGCGGCGCAGCTGCAGTAGGACCTTCCCATGCAGATCCTGGAGGGAGCTTGAGCTTTGGTTTTCATGGTGGTCTAGGTAATGGACTCTCATCACTTTCTGAAAGTATATCACCCAGCTTTCTGCCCGAAATCGGTATACCTATTGGTGCGCGTCCACCAGtacttcccttttctctttcagGAGGACATCCTGGAGGTTTATCATTTGGCAGTGAAGGATTAAGTGAGCTTAATACCGGATATTTGCCAAGTTTACCTAATCAAGACTTTGGTGAGCTAAATCTAGGATCACTTGGTAGCACCAACAATTTCGATCGCTATAAAATTCCAACTGATTCCTCTGTTCTAAAAGAGGGATCTCATTCGTTTCTTCCAGAAGTAAAGGGACGAAGTAATGGTTATGATGTTTTCCCACAATCAGCTTTCAACCCGTACCAATCTCCTTTCGAAGCAAGCATCAGTGATCATACTCTTTCACTACTCCCTATTCAAAAAGAAGATAGGCTAAAGCAACTTGAAAAAGAAGTGCAACGAGACCTGGATCTTAACGATAAGCAATTAACACCTGAGCAACGACAAACTAAAGCCATTTATGAATACATTGAAGGCATCCTTCATGAACCACACACTGGCACAACAGGCGAACGGAATACAACTCAGAATGGTTCTCCTGAATCACTGGCTCATGGGAGtacttttcatgaaaaaacaCTAAAACCAAATTTAGAAACTACATCAGAAATTACGAACACAGTTGAACCTTTAAACTTCCAGGCCGGTGGAGAGCCAAGAGGGGATTCCCTTTCTCCACCGGCTATAATCCATTCTCCCTTCGTTGATGCACTGCATAAAAACAATCACAGTCAAAATTATCCATCTCAAACTGGTTTCCCAATaactgaaaacacaaaattaGCTCCATTTTTGCCACATCCAAAAATATTGTCACAAGTTACAGCCACCTTACAACCCACAGAAGATATCAATAATTCCCAAGATTTTAAGCATCCTAAAATATCCTCCACTGAATCTTCCACAATTTTGTCACTTCCTGGTATGTCAGTGGAACTTATGGAAGATAACTATGAAGAAAAACAGACGAATGATTTTCCAGCAGAAATTCAAAAGACAAGTGCAAATCATCACTATTCTCAATTGCCTGAACatacttctccaaacaacattGTATTTCAATTACCTGAAACTTCCAGAAGTGATCCATTTAATCACAGCCGAAACCTACCAATCAGGTTCGAGAAAAGACCTGTACCCCTTGGGAGACCTCGACTCAAAGACTTGCCACTTTCACATATGAGTAGTAAtgctgaaggaaagaaaaatcggCCACCGCCGTTTGGAATACCAGACATCAATAAAGATCACAATATGGGAGTTACAGTACACCCACCTTTACAACACCAAATTTTAAAAGATTCTACAGAAAGAGTTCACTTAGTTCAAAAAAGTGATCCTGATAGCTCTCTTCTTTCAGAGGATCATCAGTCACAGGAAGCTATTTTCCAGCAATTATTACACTCAACAGGACCATCAACAGTTGGTAAACACAATCTTAATCCTCTAAAATCCTTTGGTTCTTCTGTTGAACAGATTTCTAAAGAATTCACATCAACAGAAGCTTCAAAAAAATACACAGAGACTTTTAGGACTACAGTAACCCCAACTTCAGTGCTTAGCCATCACACAGGACAAAATTTCATACATTGGTATCCTGAGGGACATGGTAATCCTACCCAAAAAGATCTCAATACTACAGAGGGTACACATTTCGAAAACAAAGCAGGAACTTCATCACTGCCTCCAATAAACATGAAGCACTTTAAATCAGGCACCAAGATAAAACCACATATCACCATAAGCCCACTAGATTCACCATCAGAAATTCATACTGAATTTGGCTCGCAACCATTAGCTCCAACCCCGAAGGCAGATGTGCACAAATTGCTCTCAAGTGAAGAAATCATAGcattaactgaaatgaaaaatctaaattcaAAACCAATATCCAACTCTGAGTTTGAGTCTAGTACAACTGATGAGACAATCATACATCCATATGGTATCCTAATTTCAACAAAAATTGATGATGGTAGGAATTATACAAAATTGGGAAGGccaattttacaaatttacaaggAAAAAGACCTTGTTAGTGAAGAGCCTACGACTCTTTTGAATGACAGCAGGGATATAAAGATAATCTTAGAATTAGACAAAGGAAATCTTACAGCTGAAATCTTTCCTACAGTACAAACAAACCAAACAGAATTTATGATTCCATCCCCACCACCTTTGGCTAGTCTTCCTAGCATACAAAACTCAGATGCATTGCAAGTGGAAGCCCATAATGaagctggaaaaagaaaagatactaCTATGCTATACTTGATTAAAGAATCAACATTTACAAGAGATGGGAGCACAAAGCTACAGCTGAAAGAACAAGATGATATTCAGGTTGAAGCTACCTTAGAGATTCCACCAAAATATGAGCTTTCTGGCACATTTACAACTGATTTTACAGGTCTACAGACTACTACAGCCAAAGCACGACCAGTTCCAGCTGCTAATCATAGTGATCTATCAACTGTATTATCGCAAAAAGAAACCAGTTCAATCAATCCATATTATAATGTCAAAGGCGCTTTTAATTCTATTGAGTCTGGGACAACATTTACAGCACTTCCATATCAAGACATTCTAGAGAGTAGAGGTCTAGAAGCAACTacacaaaatgaaggtaatgctGGTACCCAGACAAGCCAGAATACTTCCTTAATTAGTGAGGAGATTTTTGTTAATCAAGAAATTCCCAGTGGTGACCTTCTGCACAGGGATATCTATCACTCCAAGTTAAGTACTGAAGTTATCACTTATGAACAAACTAATCAGAGCAAAGGAGACCCACTGTTTCGAGAGACTGTTGAAGCTGCTACTTTTGATCCAATAGAAAAAAATTCCTGGGAAGCAGCCTCAGGCCATACAGTGCAGACTATACCTGCCAATACCTCACTGAAAAATATCCCTGCACAACACTTATTAATTCATCACAATGCACGGCATAAAAATGCTCAACCAATTCAAAGGACACTAGAAAGTAAAAGCAgcttatctcatttattttcaaattcaaggGCAGTTGATAAACAGCCACTATTTCACAATGCTACCCAATCAGTAAACTCTGTTCTTTCCATTCATGAAAACAAATCACTTAATTTTGGTTCTCAGAACATTTTACGATTTCAAAGGTTTCAATCTCTTCAAAGACGTCAGTTAGGGAACAGCTCAACTTCTGATGGGCAAGCATCACCAGTAATGAACAAGAATCTGTTTCATTTTAATCAATCTCACCTTCTTCAAACCAGGAACAATCTGACATCTAGTCTTAGCAGTGTAACAGAAATCCCTATATCCAGCTTTTATGTTAATACAACGAGTAAAAGGCatgaagaaagacaaaattatgaagttaaagaacaaaaaacattaaaacaggaGCATATTGGAAAAGTCTCACCAACATCAAGAAATAGAGGATCAGCTATGTACTTGGAGATTAAATCAAAGAAAGCTGACAATATTGAAAACAGACTACCATATGTGCCATCAAATGCTTCTTGGCTACAGCATGATTCCACACCAAATGGTAGTAGGCCACTAGCAACATCTGCTCCTGATCAACTTTCCCCTAAAAATAGCTCAGTCAAACTGTCATATGCAATCTTGCCTTCATCTTCTTTGGCTACTCATTTTGAAGAAATATCTCAAAACAGCAGGTACAGTCATAATCAGGTGAGCCCAAGACATCTCCATGATTATAATTTGCCTCTGAATAATACTTCACATTCCCCAATAAGGCTTCCTAATAAGTTTGTGATCTCCACAACAGAAAATATACCTGATGAACAAATAGATCCACCTACAAATGTAGATGACAACATTGCAAAATCAGAAGCAACCCAGGTAATAATATCAGAACTGGGGGTAAATGGAAGGCACAATATCACATCACAAACAACAGAAGAACGTGAGTCTAGTTCAAGTACTAAAATTCCAGTACCAACTTTAGAAACTTACACAGAGGCTACCTTTCtgaattcatcagaaattatgaCACAATCACTTCATCCATTTTCCCTAAGAAAGCTTTCAGTGATACACTTACCATTCAGATTCTCTTCTTCTTACACAACATCAGCAAGCTCTGGAAATTTTCTTCCTACACCCGTATCAATACCAGAACATGTACAGGAAAATGCACCATTACATATCACCAAATTTCCATCAAATTCTTCTTCATCCACATCTGACATAGCCTCTTTCTCATCCACATCACCAGAAACAGTATCATCGCAACCTTCACTTTCTTCATTGGTTTCTCCTCTGACATCAGTAAAAGAACCTACAATTCTTTTACCAGATTCTCAGCATCCATCTACAACTGAATACTTGTCATTGCTTTCAGAGATACCACTCACAACACTGTCACCAGTTTACGTTTTGGGTTCTGGTTCCAAAGAAAGTGATCTATTGTCAGCTGCTTCAAAAGAGACAGAATCACAAATAATGAAACCTATCCTTGATCACTCTCCCTCTGATATTTCATCTGTTATACTATCTGAAGATCAGACTCAAAGCGAAAATGATTTCGGAGTTCACAAGTTCATAACATTGCTAAATCTTACAACAGAACTTCCACAGCCTCTGCCATTAGAAGCTCTAAAACTGTCCTCCTCTGCATTACCAACTTTGTCAACATCTTTCTTGCCATTATCTACATCAGATACTTCATTATATGATTTGCAGCAGAAATTGTCACCTTCTCATTTCTCTAACCACTCCCTTATTCTCCATTCTTCAGATACATTTAAGCAAACAGATAAACCTTATGAAACACCCTCTGATGATAAAGACTCCTCATTTCCTTCTCTATACTTTTCTACATCAAAATCACTAGTTGAAACggaactttctttaaaaaaggaAGCTAATAATGTTACTATCCATAAACCTAGCCCATATCCATTAAATATTAATTCCCCACAACAAACTGCATCACCTACTGATATAAATACGTTGGCAACATCTAGCCCTCTTCTGTGGGAACTGTCAACCACACaagcaaggaaaaatgaaatgactcTGCCAGACCCCAAAAGACCATCCATTACTACTCAGTCTTCAGTTCTGAGAACCCAAAGCTCTTCACTGTTCTCtgaagaacacacaaaaacaataccCTCTGAAGTGTTACCAGATAAAGTAAGCAGATTGATGCAAAACTCTAGAAATCATCAAAACCAATATAAACAGGTTTTGGCTACTAATTCAGGTCAGCATTCATTACAGCCAATCattatgaaagacaaaaattcaCAGGACTCAGATTATCCGCAGGCTCAGGAAACTACACCTCATTCCCACAACGTAAGAAACCTAACAACTCTCCCAGATAAAAACATATATCCTACAGTGCCTAGCACTCATCAAACACAAGCCTCAGAAATTCCCCAAGCACAACATTCACAATCAACGATTACAGAACAGCCAATGAACTCTGTAAGTCCCATGTTGCGACTATCACCAGACAGTAGTCAACACACTGCAACTGACTCAGGGCCACATCTGCAACTGTCAAATCAGCAAAACCAGTACTCACAGAAAACACAATCACAAACATTAGTAACTCCTATAAGTGACTATTCATCGGATATAAAAGCAGCAATCAGTCCCCAGCCTCGACACTTGTCACAGTCCAAAAGTCTCACACCGATCCATTGTCCCATGACAGTTCTTCAAGCCTTCACCAACAGCTATCTAAAAGTCTTCATTCACAGCATCCAGAGCATTTAA